The DNA region TTATGGCAGATACAGATACATTTCCATCAATGGAAGCGATAAGGGATATGTTAGATGATATACAAGAAGACTTACCACCCATACTTTTTGAGGAGCTTAATGGCGGTGTGCTATTACTGCCGGAACATAAGCTACATCCGGAGAGCCGTAAAGAAGATAAGCTATATATAAAAGGTGAGTACCATCGTAGTCGTACGCTTGGCAGACAGATTATCATCTATTATGGTACCTTCAAAAAGCTTTATGAGACAAAATCAGAGAAAAAAATCTATAAAGAGTTAAAAAAGACTTTGCACCATGAGTTTGTACATCATATTGAATCTTTAGGTGGAGAAATAGATCTTGAGATTGATGACGCCATCCGACTGGAAGCGTATAGACGTAAAAAACGCATCAAAAAAGAGGAATAAATAACAAGTTATAAGAATAATCTTAAAGAAAAAAAGTTATGTTATGGGTAGATGAAGAATCACCTAAGGACATGGCTTTTTATTTTATTCGTTAGGAAAATCGCTTATATGACATTTTGATAAATCATTGTCCTAAGCCATTGAATTCTAAAAAAGTGAATGCTATACTTATAAGAGATTTAGCAGATTACCACCATTTACGGAACGTATTGAGTACTATAACGTCTAATGGATGAGTAAAGAATTATAATGGAGGGTACACACATGAAAAAATCAATCAGTAAAATAGTTTTATCCATGCTTGTACTTGTTGTATCCATGGGCTTTGGACCAAAAGCTCAAGCAGCAAGTATTTTTTCTGACACAAATAGACACTGGGCAGAGACGGACATCTACAAAGGCGTTACAGAAGGTTTTATAAAAGGTTACACGGATGGAACTTTCAAGCCGGATCAACCGGTAACAAGAGCTGAATTCAGCAAGATGCTCAACCAGGCTCTAGGTGTGACGGCTACAGTTAGCATCACCATGAAAGACCTAAAGACCACAGATTGGTATTATAATGAAGTTAGAAAAGCGGTTGCAGCCGGCTACATTAACGGCTATACCGATAATACTTTTAAACCTGAGAACAACATTACTAGACAAGAAGCAGCCAGTATGATTGCTAAGGTTATACCCAACTACGGTACAACCACGAGGCTTACAGGTATCCTAGATACGGATGATATATCCAATTGGGCAGAAGATAGCGTCGAAGCGGTATTTGCTCGAGGTTATATAACAGGTGACAACCGTAAGATGTACCGTCCCCTTGGTGCTCTTACCAGAGCAGAAGCCTGTGTCATCTTATTAAGACTTCTTGACGGGGAACAGGTCGTAACAAGTTCTAATTATGTCATCGACGATGAAGGCACTACAAAAAGTAGGACCATTTATACCAATAACCTAACCATCCATAAAGATGTGGATGATGGCGATGTTGATCTTGACCGTGTTGTTGTCCTTGGAACACTAACGGTTCAAGGTGGTGGCGATAATACCATCGAGATTGAGGATTC from Petrocella atlantisensis includes:
- a CDS encoding metallopeptidase family protein, translating into MADTDTFPSMEAIRDMLDDIQEDLPPILFEELNGGVLLLPEHKLHPESRKEDKLYIKGEYHRSRTLGRQIIIYYGTFKKLYETKSEKKIYKELKKTLHHEFVHHIESLGGEIDLEIDDAIRLEAYRRKKRIKKEE